The genomic window GGAAGAGCAGCGTCAGCGGACGCCCGCCGGGGCCGGAGCAGCGGTCCACGAGCAGCACGTCGTCGGGTGCGAGATGGACGAAGTGCCTGATCCAGCTGCGCCCGTCGCCCAGATCCAGGAGCGCCGCCTGCCAGGCCCAGTCGGCGCCCGTGCGCCAGAACAGGCGCTGCGGCGTCTCGCTGCGGCCGGCTTCGTCGCCGTCGGCGTGGACCAGCACGTTGTGGGCGGCGGGACTCGTGAAGAAGGCGCGCCAGGCGTCGTCGTTGTAGGTGTAGAAGCCCGAGTCCGTGACCAGCGGTCGGCCGTAGGCGCCGAGGCAGAAGGTCAGCGCATCGTCGTGTCCGTGCCAGCCGCCACGGGGTCCGACGTCGAACACCGCGTGGGTTTCGAGCGCGTAGCTGCGGTCGACGCCCCACCCGCTGCGGAAGATGCTCGTGCCGGTCTCGGGATAGAGCGTGTAGCGACGCGTGGGTGCGACGCCTGCGTCGCCCGAACTCAGGGCGAAGTCCAGCTCGTCGCTCAGACCCGCGTAGGCGCCGAGTGCGATGCTGCGCGGCGTGTCGCCGAGCATGGGCAAAGTCAGGCCGGGCGTCAGGATCTGCGCCCCGAAGCCTGGCATGCCCTGGAGTCTCGTCAGGGCCTCCGAGCCCAGGGTCGTCCCGGCGCTCTCCAGGATCGACTGGACGGACCCGATGACCTCCATCATGAAGAAGTGGTAGGCGGGCGCCTGCTCGTTCTCCACGCCATCCGCGCTCAGCAGCTGCAGGATCTGGTCCTCGGTGCGGCCCAGGGCCAGATCGCGCCACTCCTCGCCGTCCAGGAACTGAGGCAGGATGAACGAGAGGACGAGCAGCGCGCGATTGTGCAGCGTGCCGTGGTTGTTGTACCAGTGGTAGTGCACGTCGTGGGCCAGCCTGTCGCCGTGCAGCCAGAACCAGATCAGGAAGCGGTGCATCAGCTGCGGCTCCATGCGCCCGCCGTCGATGAGCGCCAGCCAGACCGCAAGCCAGTGCTCCGTCCGCAGAGAGGCCGACATGTCGTACCAGGTCATGTCCAGCGGCCCCGTGCTTGCCAGCTTGTCGTCCGCGTAGTCCTGCATCAGGAAGAGCAGACGATCCAGGTAGGCCTCGTTCCCCGTCTCCTGCCAGGCCTGCAGGAGGGGAAGACTCCAGCGGAAGCTGTGGTACTGGAAGAGCCAGTTGCTGTCGCCGAAGGGATCTTCGTCCCAGGTCGGATCGTCCGGCAGCGTTGTGCTCGGGTGCGGCGGCAGCGAGAGCATGCCGCTCATGAGGGCATCGGCCAGGGGGACGGGATCGGCGAAGTGCTGGTGCGGGGGTTCGAGCGCGTCGGCGGCCGCGAGCGCGGCCAGCAGCGCCCGGGAGGCCTCCGCGCTGTCGCTGCGGGCCAGCGCGGCGCTCGCCTCGCTCAGCTCGGGCCTGGCCCAGTCCAGCAGGGGTGCGACCTGCGCGAAGCCCTCTCCGGCGGAGGTCGGCCCGGGCGCCGGCGTGGGTTCGGACGGGCCGCCGTCGCAGGCGGCGCAGAGCAGGAGCAGCACGGCAGGCCAGGTTGATCGCACGGTCTACCTCCACGACACATCCCATTCAGTCTAGCAGCGCGTTCGGGCCCAGGCAATCCGGAAGGCCATGCGCCGTGGTGCATCCTGCTTGTCAATGCGAATCCCCCCGGATAGAATCCCCGCATGTCCAGCCAGCGCTATGCAGACGTCTTCGGCCGCCTGGCCAAGGCCGGCGAAGGGGCCTTCGTCCCCTTCACGGTGCTCGGCGATCCCGATCCCGAGACCAGCCTGGCGGTGATGGAAGCCTTCGCCGCCGGCGGCGCGGACATGCTCGAACTGGGGATCCCCTTCAGCGATCCCATCGCCGACGGGCCGACGATCCAGGGCGCGGATCAGCGCGCTCTCGACGCGGGCACCACTCCGCAGGGCGCACTGGATCTCGTCGCGGAGTTCAGGAAGCGGCACCCGGAGCACCCCATCGGCCTGCTCGTCTATGCCAACCTCGTCGCGCGTGGCGGGGTCGAGGCCTTCTGCGGACGGCTGTCGCGCGCCGGGGTGGACAGCATCCTCGTCGCCGATCTCCCCATGGAGGAAGGCAGGTCCCTGCGAAGGGCCGCGGACGCCGCCGGGGTCGGCAGCGTGGCGATGGTCACGCCCATGACCGATTCGCGCCGCCTGGCCAAGGTGACGGCCCTGCCCGCTCCGTACATCTACGTGGTCAGCCGGGTCGGCATCACGGGCAAGGACGCCAGCCTGGCCGCCAGTGCGGCTCCTCTCCTGCGACGTCTCCGGCGGGTCAGCAGCACCCCCACGCTGCTGGGCTTCGGCATCGGCCAGCCCGCGGACGTGCGCAGCGCGGTGGCCCTCGGGGCCAGCGGGGCGATCAGCGGCAGCGCGGCCGTCGAGATCATCGCCCGGCACGCAGGGCGCGGCGCGCTGACCCGCGGGCGGCGGGCCGCCCTGTCGACGGACCTGCGTGAGTTCGTCGCGGCCATGAAGTCCGCAACGCGATGAACAGGCTCGGCCGCGTCGTCGAGACAGACCTCGGCGAGCTGTTGGGAATCGCGCGCAGGCGCTGGAGCTGGCTGCTGGCCACGGGACTCGTGGCTGGCGTCGTGGCGCTGGGGGTCAGCTTCGCGATCCCGCCGCGTTACCACAGCGTCGCGTCCGTCCTGCCGGCGACCGGCGTCCTCAGGGACCGGGCGCTGTTGCTGGGGACGGGAGGGCTGGGCGGCGCGGCGCAGGTGCGGCCCAACACCTCGTCCAACGGCCAGAATCTCGTCGTCGCGTCGAGCCTCAAGGTCCGCGAGGAGATCGTCGACCAGCTGGAGCTGGTCCGCTTCTTCGGGCGGGAGGAGCAGGCGCGCAAGGATCCCGCCCTGGCCAGGGAACTGGCCATGGTCGACCTGCGCCTGGCCACGCACTTCGAGCTGTCGATCTACCGCGACGTGCTCTTCATCCACGTGATCACCCGCGACCCCGACATGAGCGCGACGATCGCCAACCTCTACATCGAGCTGATCCAGCGGGAGAACCTGTCACGCTACCACGCGCGGGCGAAGAGCATGGAGCGCTACCTGAGCCGGCAGCTCAGCACTCTGCGGGCGGAGATCGCGTCGGTGTCGGACTCCCTGGCGGCGCTCTACCGCGCCGATGGGCTCGTGGACATCGACGGCGAGCGAGACGATCTCTTCAGCCTCCTCACGACCCTGCGCCTGCAGCGGAGCGCACTGGCGCTGTCGCTGTCGCGCGAATCGCTCGACCGCAGCGCGGACGACCCGGCGCTCGCGCGCCTCCGCGACCAGATCAAGATCTACGATGCGTTCCTCGACTCCTACCGCCCCGGAGGGAGCGCCGAGGGAGCGAGGGATCTTCGCGCGCTGCTGGACCAGGGCCGAGTGCTTCAGCTGCGCGACGTGGAGGCCCGGCTCAAGAGCCTGCAGGCCCAGGAGGCCGACCTGCGGACGGAGCTCGAGGTGTCGGTGATGGAGGGCGCTCGCGACGAAGCCCTGCTGCCGGTCATGGACCGAGCCTTCCCCGCCAGCGAGCCCTACTGGCCCCGCCGCTGGCTGATCACGGTCTCCGCCATGCTGCTGGCGACGGGTGTGCTGTACCTGGGCCTGGTCTACCACGGCGCCCTTGTCGCGAGTTCCGCGCCGAGAGGGCGCTGATGTTCTCGGTCGTCCTCCTCGGTGGCCTCGCGGTGCTCGCGGCAGCCCTGCTGGTGGCAGGGCTGCGCTGGCCGGTCCTGCTGGTGCTCGGGGTGCTCTTCACGATGAGCCTCGACCACCTGGGGCGCCTGGGACTGGGCTTCCTCACCGCCAACAACCTCCTGAAGTCGGCGACGGTGGCCGCGGTCCTGCTGCGGCTGGTGCTGGGGGGCGAGCGCATCCGCCTGCCGGCGATGCTGCTGCACTTCGTTCCCTTCCTCGCGGTGGCGGGTCTCGCGTCGTTCTACAGCCCGGAGTACGTGGTCGCGTTCAACAGCTGGATGCGCCTGGTGTTCATCTGGGTGTTCACGCTGATCATCGCCAACGTGCTGCGGGGCGAGCGCGAGCTGAAGCTGGTGGTGGTCGTCATGGCCGTCGTGCTGGCGACGATCTCCGTCCTGGCGGTCGTCCAGGCGTCGCAGGCGTTCAGCGAGGGGCTGCTGGCCATCCGCAGGCTCGGCCAGGCCTACAGCGTCGGCGTGCGGGCCTCGGCGACGTTCTTCAACCCGAACAAGATGGCCGTTCACCTGGGAGGGATGAGCATCCTGGTGTTCGCGGGCCTGCCGAGCATCAGGCGGCGCTGGTTCCGGCTCTTCTGCTTCGGCTCGGTGCTGGCGGGGCTGCTGGCCATTCTGGTGTCGCTCTCCCGAAGCGGCTTCCTGATGGTGGGTGTGGCGGCCCTCGGCTTTCTGCTCTCACGGAGACATCGGCGCCACGCCCTCGCCCTGATTCTGCTGGGCCTGCTGGCGGTGACGGTGATCCTCACCGCCACGCCCTACCGGGACCCGCTGCTCGATCGTTTCGGCAGCTTCGGCAGCCTTGGCGACGACAGCTCCGGACAGGCGAGGACCAGCTTGCTGATCACGGGGCTCTACGTCTTCGGCGACGGTCCCAACGCCCTCTGGGGGACAGGCTACAAGGGCTACACCCGGGCGATGCAGAGCCACCTCTATCCCCTGATGAGCCATGACGCCTACTACCACACGGGGATTCGCAACGGCCACAACGTGTGGATCGCGATACTGGCGGAGCTGGGTGTCCTGGGGATGCTGGCGATACTTCTCTTCTTCGCGACCGTCTACAGGGAGTTCGCCCGGCTCCACCGCTCGCGCCTGTCCGAGTTGCAGCGCTGCCTGCTCATCGGGCTGGTGATCTACGTCTCCGCCAAGCTCGTGGACTTCAACCTGAATCCCGAGTTCGAGGAGAACATGTTCTGGTATGCGCTCGGGATCCTCGGCGCGCTGAGCCTGAGCGCGGCGAACGCGCCCACCGACGCCCTGCCGCACGAACCCGACTACCAGTAATAGCGCCCCAGGGCCTGCATCCCCAGCGCCTGCGCAAAGAGCAAGAGCGGCAGCAGGCGCTCGCGGGTGGGCTCCGTGCGGGACAGTCCGTCCAGCATGGGGAGGAGCAGGAGAGGCAGCAGGAAGAGGCCGGCGCGAGCGGTCTCCCCGGTGCGGAAAGCTCCGGACAGTAGCAGCAGAGCGAAGGTGACCAGACCCGCCAGCGTCCAGTCCCGCCAGGGGCCCGTTCCCCGACGCAGGCCGATTCCGATCGCTGCGACGGCGAAGGGTCCGAGGAAGAGCAGGGGCTCGGCCACGTCCTCGATCCGTGTCGCCAGGTAGGAGAGCGGGTCGGCCAGCAGCCAGAATCCTTCCGGGTTCTCGAGGCGGGAGGCCGTGAAGAACGCCTGCCAGTAGTCGTAGCCGAGCAGGAGGCCCATCGCCGTCAGCAGGAGGCCGACGGCCGCGCACAGCCCCAGGGTCCTCCAGGCGCGACGTGTCTGCCGCCACTCCGTCCAGAGCAGCACCGGCGGGAGGAAGAGCACCGCGAAGGTCAGATTGGCGGCCAGGAACAGGAAGAGCAACGTGGGCGCGAGCGCGGTCCAGGAGCGCTGAGGGTGGAAGCTGGCGAGCACGGCCAGGAAGAGCGCGGCGATGAGCGCGTCCAGGCTCACGGCGAAGTAGATCTGCACGGCCGGCAGGAGGAAGAACAGCCACACGCCCCAGCGCGCGCGCTCGGGCGTCACGAAGCGCTGGAGGAAGCGCTCGAGATGGACGCCGCACAGGAGCAGGGCCGCAAGCGACAGCGCGAGTCCGATCAAGGCGGGCGCGCGGAGCCAGTCCGCGAGCACGCGAAACAGGAACAGCGCTCCCGGAGGATGGCTGCGGGAGTGATCGTTCAGGGTGGGCTGCAGGGCGTTGAAGCCGCGGAAGGCGCCGAGGGCGTCCGGCAGGGCGATCGCGTCGTGGTAGTACTGAATGCGGGCGCCGGCGTACTCTCCGGCGACGGGCCGGGACAGTCCGGTGGGCCAGCCCTGTCCGAGGTTGCTCAACAGCACCAGCGCGCTGCCGGTGAGCAGCAGCGCCGTCCGTCCCCTGCGCCAGATCCCGACGCGCTGCGCCCAGAGGAAGAGCGCCAGCGCGCCGGCGAGCACGAGGCACTGCCCGAGGCCGGGCACGCGCGGGTGGAAGATGCTCATCGGCCAGAAGAAGGGCGCGTTGAAGCTGGCCAGGCGCTTCAGAGCGTGCACCGCGCCGAAGCCCGCGGCCCACACGGCGCCGAAGAGGAGAGCCTGCCGGAGGAGACTCCGCGTCAGGGACATGGGGCACTCGCTTGTGGGAGAACGAGCCCGGGTATAGCAGCTGCGGTCGGCGCCGCCAAGGACTCTCGCCACTGCCCGATTGACCGCCCCGCGCCCCGAATGCTAGCCTCTCGACTCTGGAAATCCCGTCCCCACAACGGCCTACCTGCCCCCCCGACCGCGAGGTGACCGCGTGAGCGACCCGTCCGCCCCCGAGTCCCAGGTCCACGGCCTCGACCCCAGCGCCTACGAACCCATCGACGGGGACCGCTACCAGCCCGTCGTCCCCGCCCACGAGTCGCCCACGGAGTTCACCTGGCGCGCGATCCTGATGGGCATCGTGCTGGGCATCGTCTTCGGCGCGGCCAACGCCTACCTCGCCCTCAAGGTGGGGCTCACGGTGGCGGCGTCGATCCCGGCGGCGGTGATGGCCGTCTTCTTCTTCAAGCGCGTGAAGGGCGCGAGCCTGCTGGAGAGCAACATCGTGCAGACGGTGGGCTCGGCCGGCGAGTCCGTGGCCGCGGGCGTGGTGTTCACCATCCCCGCCTTCTTCCTGTGGATGCAGGCCGACCCCGCGGCCGATCCCGGCCGCCTCAAGATCTTCATGCTCGCGCTGGTGGGCGGCATCCTGGGCGTGCTGTTCATGATCCCGCTGCGCCGCTACCTG from Candidatus Latescibacterota bacterium includes these protein-coding regions:
- a CDS encoding O-antigen ligase family protein, which produces MFSVVLLGGLAVLAAALLVAGLRWPVLLVLGVLFTMSLDHLGRLGLGFLTANNLLKSATVAAVLLRLVLGGERIRLPAMLLHFVPFLAVAGLASFYSPEYVVAFNSWMRLVFIWVFTLIIANVLRGERELKLVVVVMAVVLATISVLAVVQASQAFSEGLLAIRRLGQAYSVGVRASATFFNPNKMAVHLGGMSILVFAGLPSIRRRWFRLFCFGSVLAGLLAILVSLSRSGFLMVGVAALGFLLSRRHRRHALALILLGLLAVTVILTATPYRDPLLDRFGSFGSLGDDSSGQARTSLLITGLYVFGDGPNALWGTGYKGYTRAMQSHLYPLMSHDAYYHTGIRNGHNVWIAILAELGVLGMLAILLFFATVYREFARLHRSRLSELQRCLLIGLVIYVSAKLVDFNLNPEFEENMFWYALGILGALSLSAANAPTDALPHEPDYQ
- a CDS encoding alginate lyase family protein — its product is MRSTWPAVLLLLCAACDGGPSEPTPAPGPTSAGEGFAQVAPLLDWARPELSEASAALARSDSAEASRALLAALAAADALEPPHQHFADPVPLADALMSGMLSLPPHPSTTLPDDPTWDEDPFGDSNWLFQYHSFRWSLPLLQAWQETGNEAYLDRLLFLMQDYADDKLASTGPLDMTWYDMSASLRTEHWLAVWLALIDGGRMEPQLMHRFLIWFWLHGDRLAHDVHYHWYNNHGTLHNRALLVLSFILPQFLDGEEWRDLALGRTEDQILQLLSADGVENEQAPAYHFFMMEVIGSVQSILESAGTTLGSEALTRLQGMPGFGAQILTPGLTLPMLGDTPRSIALGAYAGLSDELDFALSSGDAGVAPTRRYTLYPETGTSIFRSGWGVDRSYALETHAVFDVGPRGGWHGHDDALTFCLGAYGRPLVTDSGFYTYNDDAWRAFFTSPAAHNVLVHADGDEAGRSETPQRLFWRTGADWAWQAALLDLGDGRSWIRHFVHLAPDDVLLVDRCSGPGGRPLTLLFHFPPTATLSGDAAMLRLSDGAATLDLASLDTTDLTLLRGVEDPPQGWISPAYGQREANDVAVYSAGRGSAFTTLLHAGDGSDALLAFEREAEGPDDYLRLRIDRESGPETLELWLESGQLSRSRS
- the trpA gene encoding tryptophan synthase subunit alpha, which translates into the protein MSSQRYADVFGRLAKAGEGAFVPFTVLGDPDPETSLAVMEAFAAGGADMLELGIPFSDPIADGPTIQGADQRALDAGTTPQGALDLVAEFRKRHPEHPIGLLVYANLVARGGVEAFCGRLSRAGVDSILVADLPMEEGRSLRRAADAAGVGSVAMVTPMTDSRRLAKVTALPAPYIYVVSRVGITGKDASLAASAAPLLRRLRRVSSTPTLLGFGIGQPADVRSAVALGASGAISGSAAVEIIARHAGRGALTRGRRAALSTDLREFVAAMKSATR